Proteins encoded together in one Janthinobacterium tructae window:
- a CDS encoding enoyl-CoA hydratase has protein sequence MTAIPDTQDNAPLVLREEHDGLVTLRLNRPLQFNALSEAMLAALQEAFDTIAQQPHVRCVVLAAEGKAFCAGHDLRQMQATRQLDYYQTLFAQCSRVMQAIQALPVPVIARVHGIATAAGCQLVASCDLAVAGASARFAVSGINVGLFCATPSVALSRNVSPKRAFDMLVTGRFIDADTAADWGLVNETVADTALDEAVARLAQQIMAKSPTAIRYGKAMFYRQRQLPLDDAYAYAGDVMARNMMEEDANEGVSAFLEKRTPSWARP, from the coding sequence ATGACCGCAATACCCGATACCCAAGACAACGCACCGCTGGTGCTGCGCGAAGAGCACGATGGCCTGGTCACCCTGCGCCTGAACCGCCCCCTGCAATTCAATGCCCTGTCGGAAGCCATGCTGGCGGCGCTGCAAGAAGCGTTCGATACCATCGCGCAGCAGCCGCACGTGCGCTGCGTGGTGCTGGCCGCCGAAGGCAAGGCCTTTTGCGCGGGCCACGACTTGCGCCAGATGCAGGCCACGCGCCAGCTTGACTATTATCAAACCCTGTTCGCGCAATGCTCGCGCGTGATGCAAGCCATCCAGGCCTTGCCCGTGCCCGTAATTGCCCGCGTGCACGGCATCGCCACGGCAGCCGGCTGCCAGTTAGTCGCCAGCTGCGACCTGGCCGTGGCGGGCGCGTCCGCCCGTTTTGCCGTCTCCGGCATCAACGTGGGCCTGTTCTGCGCCACGCCATCGGTGGCCCTGTCGCGCAATGTGTCGCCCAAACGTGCCTTCGACATGCTGGTGACGGGCCGCTTCATCGACGCCGATACGGCCGCCGACTGGGGCCTGGTCAATGAAACGGTGGCCGACACGGCGCTCGACGAGGCCGTGGCGCGGCTGGCGCAGCAAATCATGGCAAAAAGCCCGACAGCCATCCGCTACGGCAAGGCCATGTTCTACCGGCAGCGCCAGCTGCCGCTGGACGACGCGTATGCGTATGCGGGCGACGTGATGGCACGCAACATGATGGAAGAGGATGCAAACGAAGGCGTGAGCGCCTTCCTTGAAAAACGGACGCCCAGCTGGGCGCGGCCTTGA